From the genome of Candidatus Electrothrix communis, one region includes:
- a CDS encoding transposase, giving the protein MPRLPRISPIGIPVHVIQRGNNRQACFVSEEDHGAYTGWLKEYSRKYSVEIHAWVMMTNHVHLLCTPRQDGGISQMMQSLGRRYVQYFNSAYRRSGTLWEGRFKSCLVQEERYLLEVYKYIELNPVRAEMVADPGEYTWSSYQVNGLGKISNLCSQHREYLSLGETPQDRQKHYRELFTLHVDNKLLEDIRTNTHKGMALGNDRFKDELATLTGRRLKPKKRGRPVTLFIVYALTSNTVVSLTDL; this is encoded by the coding sequence ATGCCCCGACTCCCGAGAATATCCCCCATAGGCATACCGGTTCATGTCATTCAACGCGGCAACAACCGGCAAGCCTGCTTTGTTTCCGAGGAAGATCATGGGGCCTATACAGGTTGGCTTAAGGAGTATTCCCGGAAATATAGCGTGGAAATCCACGCATGGGTCATGATGACAAATCATGTCCACCTCCTGTGTACTCCCCGGCAGGACGGAGGAATCAGCCAAATGATGCAGTCCCTGGGTCGTCGCTATGTTCAATACTTCAACTCTGCCTATCGCCGGAGCGGAACGCTGTGGGAAGGACGTTTTAAATCCTGCCTGGTTCAGGAGGAACGCTATCTCCTGGAGGTTTATAAATATATAGAACTAAATCCTGTTCGGGCAGAAATGGTTGCAGACCCCGGAGAATATACTTGGTCCAGCTATCAGGTCAACGGGTTGGGCAAGATATCTAATTTATGTTCACAGCACCGTGAATATCTCTCTTTAGGAGAAACCCCACAGGATCGACAGAAGCATTATCGTGAACTTTTTACTCTGCACGTCGATAATAAGTTACTGGAAGATATACGAACCAACACCCATAAAGGTATGGCTCTCGGAAATGATCGATTTAAAGACGAGCTGGCAACACTAACCGGAAGGCGCCTCAAACCAAAAAAGAGAGGGCGACCTGTGACCCTCTTTATCGTCTACGCTCTCACAAGCAATACTGTTGTATCTCTAACTGATTTGTAA
- a CDS encoding metallophosphoesterase gives MSTRTLFISDIHMGVNRKTNWYQDKVHTAALKGFLRYVLEHANDINDVVILGDWFDQWTYAPHDLPPTITEIMTSNPEVFTRQSDGSGDFITVLEALKGKGNLRFVNGNHDMLAELQEINAWFTQHTDQAVLPGVGNDLTMTWAENTFYQSSNNKIYAEHGHLHDLFNKPANMSANPYVPLPVGHFITRTVGDSVLKQLSTDKPNSAHLKDSGDPDYSHIGVDIKVIIQTIKDLIERGESPNIAETALDAVLSFDKCNKLEYNMEWYRGGHPSSDAVDDYYPGLLSLQDFLQDIKEIEVNFNGLDYFAKQCYQQCPEARVVVMGHTHDYRLVWNGRENAPVYINSGYYCPSIPDMESGAKLPTFVEILENEHTSFTVNEKKITDYQTGSITTGQAATIHWEVS, from the coding sequence ATGTCCACAAGAACGCTCTTTATCAGCGACATCCATATGGGAGTAAACAGAAAAACCAATTGGTATCAAGATAAAGTACATACAGCAGCGTTAAAAGGATTCCTGCGCTATGTTCTCGAACATGCCAACGACATCAACGATGTTGTTATCCTTGGGGATTGGTTTGATCAGTGGACATATGCACCACATGATCTTCCTCCCACAATTACGGAAATTATGACAAGCAACCCGGAAGTCTTTACCAGGCAGAGCGACGGGAGCGGTGATTTCATTACTGTTCTGGAGGCCCTGAAGGGTAAGGGAAACCTGCGCTTTGTTAATGGAAACCATGATATGCTGGCAGAACTTCAGGAAATCAATGCCTGGTTTACTCAGCATACCGATCAAGCTGTTCTTCCGGGAGTCGGCAATGACCTCACAATGACCTGGGCTGAGAACACCTTTTACCAGAGCAGCAACAACAAAATATATGCTGAGCACGGGCATCTTCACGACCTGTTTAATAAACCTGCCAATATGTCGGCCAACCCCTATGTTCCGTTACCAGTGGGCCACTTTATCACCCGTACTGTGGGAGATTCAGTGCTTAAACAACTCAGCACTGACAAGCCTAACAGTGCCCACCTGAAAGACTCTGGCGATCCAGATTACTCACATATTGGTGTGGACATCAAAGTGATCATCCAAACGATCAAGGATCTGATTGAACGGGGGGAATCTCCTAATATTGCAGAAACTGCTTTAGATGCTGTCCTCTCTTTTGATAAGTGCAACAAACTGGAATACAACATGGAATGGTACCGAGGTGGTCATCCCTCTTCTGATGCAGTGGATGATTATTACCCCGGCCTCCTTTCCCTGCAAGACTTCCTTCAGGATATTAAAGAAATAGAGGTAAACTTCAATGGACTGGATTATTTTGCCAAACAATGTTACCAGCAGTGCCCTGAAGCGCGGGTAGTGGTCATGGGGCATACCCATGATTATAGATTGGTTTGGAATGGCCGGGAGAATGCTCCGGTCTATATCAATTCAGGCTATTACTGCCCTTCGATTCCTGATATGGAGAGCGGAGCCAAATTGCCTACCTTTGTAGAGATTCTTGAAAACGAGCATACCAGCTTTACGGTCAATGAAAAGAAGATAACGGACTACCAGACAGGATCAATCACTACCGGACAGGCGGCAACCATACATTGGGAGGTGTCCTGA
- a CDS encoding thaumatin family protein produces the protein MSFHHVFNVLQSGIVAALVLLVLPLTAQATTPDCTPSQCATLSCSSSNPYACVQGTVKGGCSPSEWNSSSCTQSCNYNSCEASLPVSKCSSTQCAELSAAGKSCSSIDNIVCVSKTPVAGNYGGCSSTAWTANECSEDCDFTTCNNAYPAVKRTITITNSCSETVWVGFTGGKFTYDKTDPIKSEAGKAISCSKTSDCPSSQMICGDIDSTTNKGSCYWSLGWDKKQVLDAGDDLTVTLSNQPVGNKATSGQQFVKISGNIWASTGCDSNGKNCDTALTPSGYNSYTGPLGPTTLAEFTLLNNVVDYYDISIINGINLPVEMKPTAGQTYGQASADPTSDFYCGNPGSTDSPNANLGSCIWATQKGETHVIPMVKAGGKSCTETEGQCSNGKVCGLSLDTSNNTVNQVCGERVGWWTADEVCAFTDGNANVAGIDCGKTVGTGNLTELLGCASGSPFNASCYSKGATSSCCGCENWGFTLNTGKCENSNSNWATDAKPWIEPVKKMCPTAYSYPFDDKTSTFKCSTPMGKHGNAVNYSINFCPSGTR, from the coding sequence ATGTCCTTTCACCATGTTTTCAACGTTCTGCAAAGTGGCATCGTGGCTGCACTTGTATTACTGGTACTTCCGTTGACGGCGCAAGCAACTACGCCTGACTGTACTCCAAGCCAATGTGCGACACTTTCTTGTAGTTCCTCTAATCCTTATGCATGTGTTCAAGGTACTGTCAAGGGAGGATGTAGTCCATCCGAATGGAATTCCTCAAGCTGTACCCAAAGTTGTAACTACAATTCATGTGAAGCGTCTCTCCCGGTAAGTAAATGTTCTTCAACGCAATGTGCTGAGTTAAGTGCTGCGGGAAAGAGTTGTTCTTCAATTGACAATATCGTCTGTGTAAGTAAAACACCCGTTGCTGGCAATTATGGGGGATGCAGTTCAACCGCATGGACAGCTAACGAGTGCTCAGAAGATTGTGATTTCACGACCTGCAACAATGCTTATCCTGCCGTAAAAAGAACTATTACCATAACCAATAGCTGTAGCGAAACGGTGTGGGTAGGTTTCACGGGAGGAAAATTCACTTACGACAAAACGGACCCAATCAAGAGTGAAGCAGGGAAAGCGATATCCTGTTCCAAAACAAGTGATTGTCCTTCAAGTCAGATGATTTGTGGAGATATAGATAGTACGACCAATAAAGGGTCTTGCTACTGGAGTTTGGGCTGGGATAAGAAACAAGTGCTGGATGCAGGCGATGACCTCACCGTTACCTTGTCAAATCAACCTGTCGGGAACAAGGCTACCAGCGGACAGCAGTTTGTCAAAATAAGTGGAAATATCTGGGCTTCCACCGGCTGTGACAGTAATGGAAAAAATTGTGATACTGCTCTAACTCCGAGTGGGTACAATTCCTATACGGGGCCCCTTGGTCCGACGACACTTGCGGAATTCACTCTGCTTAACAATGTGGTTGATTATTACGATATTTCCATTATCAATGGCATCAATCTACCAGTCGAAATGAAGCCGACCGCCGGGCAAACCTATGGGCAAGCTTCAGCAGACCCCACTAGTGATTTTTATTGTGGCAATCCCGGAAGCACGGATTCTCCCAACGCAAACCTCGGATCGTGTATATGGGCTACCCAAAAAGGAGAAACTCACGTTATTCCAATGGTCAAAGCCGGAGGAAAATCCTGTACTGAAACGGAGGGCCAGTGTTCTAATGGAAAGGTTTGTGGGCTTTCTCTAGATACAAGCAATAATACTGTCAATCAGGTATGTGGAGAACGTGTCGGTTGGTGGACCGCTGATGAAGTGTGCGCCTTTACTGATGGCAATGCCAATGTTGCCGGAATTGATTGCGGTAAAACGGTAGGTACCGGAAACCTCACTGAACTTCTTGGGTGTGCTAGTGGAAGTCCTTTCAATGCTTCCTGCTATTCTAAAGGTGCAACATCTTCTTGTTGTGGATGTGAGAATTGGGGTTTTACCCTCAATACGGGTAAATGTGAGAACTCCAATTCCAATTGGGCCACCGACGCAAAACCTTGGATAGAGCCGGTGAAAAAAATGTGTCCCACCGCTTATTCCTACCCCTTTGATGACAAGACCAGTACTTTCAAATGCTCCACTCCGATGGGAAAACATGGCAATGCCGTGAATTACTCGATAAACTTCTGCCCCTCAGGCACAAGGTAA
- a CDS encoding peroxidase, FMP-type gives MPKEPQKSSVKPYTEWKEGQPTGPQFGILSKLNGTWINWKGGPRGLHTTPMPSPGTSSETIFGVFHFKSQEYREQLKFTQVNAPVRNRGGSNEQFNGVVKYETAIIDNDNLLQHFENGMYLWLGDNQMPWDPNSPYQNPPNMFNHPSDAESVKTDGAEPVLGPGELGPQFVPPHTISRSGVIPHGTTIHLTGNMTASDVKGEAPYIADLWEPQYLTVSPSMGINPEKDLIQGSREKPSWTKLPREDQEDGGVNSGRAYFEKIFNYDQFGAKFPYTVQPNLKLIDANEGLCFKKYDLIELDSFHETGVQGATVNNVMVERYCRVVRMRFRMWLEEIEVVSKDGRKEVIDQLQYEQIVDFEFQFGSNGGTTLWRHIQVNTLRREEDIPLADRLPPIQLPTEVTEEVSEGPEPVVCLMKHTRA, from the coding sequence ATGCCAAAGGAGCCACAAAAATCTTCCGTGAAACCCTACACGGAGTGGAAGGAAGGACAGCCCACCGGGCCGCAGTTCGGTATCTTATCCAAGCTTAATGGTACTTGGATCAATTGGAAGGGCGGTCCGAGAGGGTTGCACACCACACCAATGCCATCGCCTGGCACATCCTCGGAGACGATCTTTGGCGTTTTCCACTTCAAGTCCCAAGAGTACAGGGAGCAGCTCAAGTTCACGCAAGTCAACGCCCCCGTCCGCAATCGTGGGGGATCCAATGAGCAGTTTAACGGTGTAGTCAAATACGAAACTGCGATCATCGACAACGATAACCTCCTCCAGCACTTCGAGAACGGAATGTACCTGTGGCTGGGCGACAACCAGATGCCTTGGGACCCGAATAGCCCGTACCAAAATCCACCGAACATGTTCAATCATCCATCGGATGCGGAGTCAGTGAAGACGGACGGTGCTGAGCCTGTGTTAGGCCCAGGAGAACTCGGTCCCCAGTTCGTGCCGCCTCATACGATTTCGCGTTCTGGTGTGATTCCCCACGGCACGACCATTCACTTGACAGGCAACATGACAGCATCCGACGTCAAGGGTGAAGCGCCATACATCGCCGATCTTTGGGAACCACAGTATTTAACGGTGTCTCCATCCATGGGTATTAACCCCGAGAAAGACCTCATTCAAGGGTCGCGTGAAAAGCCAAGCTGGACAAAACTTCCTCGCGAAGATCAAGAAGACGGTGGTGTCAACAGCGGTCGGGCCTACTTTGAGAAAATTTTCAACTATGATCAATTCGGTGCCAAGTTCCCGTACACTGTTCAGCCAAATCTAAAATTGATTGATGCTAACGAGGGGCTGTGCTTCAAAAAGTATGACTTGATTGAGCTGGACTCGTTCCACGAGACTGGAGTTCAAGGCGCCACCGTCAACAACGTGATGGTGGAACGCTATTGCCGAGTCGTCAGGATGCGCTTCCGCATGTGGTTAGAGGAGATCGAGGTCGTCAGTAAGGACGGAAGGAAAGAAGTCATCGACCAGCTGCAGTACGAGCAGATCGTGGACTTTGAGTTTCAGTTTGGCTCGAATGGCGGGACGACGCTGTGGCGCCACATCCAAGTCAACACGCTACGACGCGAGGAAGACATTCCACTAGCGGACCGCCTGCCACCTATTCAGTTGCCGACCGAGGTTACAGAGGAAGTCAGTGAGGGGCCCGAGCCTGTCGTTTGTCTCATGAAGCACACCCGTGCTTGA
- a CDS encoding ferritin-like domain-containing protein yields MKESPEKWTKQLVQEHAQVAVQIELYTLPFYITAMTSIKDTSCDAYKCIGSVIMEEMLHMQLASNLCLALDTKPDFSPPQYGKDIPYLDPECHDLNASLGPLNQETIETMLLIEIPEDSEGNKSDHTTPQYPYSSIAEMYDALREGIRQVGEDAFNWGVEHQQKRFGQQQFRQIITKYSDAINAIDTIVNQGEGHPARGTVQVKNCDLCG; encoded by the coding sequence ATGAAAGAGTCTCCCGAAAAATGGACAAAACAACTCGTACAAGAGCATGCTCAGGTCGCGGTACAAATAGAATTATACACACTGCCCTTTTATATCACTGCAATGACATCAATAAAGGACACCAGCTGCGATGCCTACAAGTGTATCGGCAGTGTCATTATGGAAGAAATGCTCCATATGCAATTAGCATCAAACCTTTGTCTCGCGCTAGATACAAAACCTGACTTTTCACCACCTCAGTATGGAAAGGATATCCCCTATCTCGACCCAGAATGCCATGACCTTAATGCATCATTGGGCCCATTGAACCAAGAAACTATAGAAACTATGCTTCTGATTGAGATACCAGAAGATAGTGAAGGAAATAAAAGTGACCATACAACCCCCCAGTACCCTTATAGTTCCATCGCCGAGATGTACGATGCACTACGTGAGGGGATTAGGCAGGTTGGCGAAGATGCATTTAACTGGGGTGTTGAACATCAGCAGAAACGGTTTGGTCAGCAACAGTTCAGGCAAATTATAACAAAATATAGTGATGCCATAAATGCAATTGATACCATTGTTAATCAAGGAGAAGGGCATCCAGCCAGAGGAACTGTTCAAGTAAAAAATTGCGACCTGTGCGGTTAG
- a CDS encoding phosphatidylserine decarboxylase, translated as MSDNEIIDDGVTPPPATPWTQQDKEQIALLLAELDAMLVHPDGRMSKTGALMLESLSEACNPLLNPEQDRRTFWYPYRNGEKPMSDFFAMWLYYAPVPTGIGPGYYIEQWDYLANTKAGLMLNNEDQRFKNWFVDFLNLRGAWLNSTDSTGSIDEWMNYQGTTEHPFDISEYIVPTDGFQSFNQFFLRELKPGKRPMCPCADDPNVVIAPCDGGVFYLTRGQLEGNKYPLPGKSHDVLQLEQALPGYGGSFIGGPLLDILLWFTDYHHFRAPVSGTVIHQGMYEGSYNYDFDNYDPNDPYAPALPEDSDRVGWYRSLGKHKRYVWIFRTEELGLVAMMAIGFWGVGSIINEVPEGARLKKGDRMGHFGYGGSSIVLAFEPNLNLQFGVPDAKGGTTLVSDPDSPTLMQIQQCLGRRMPTLKWSD; from the coding sequence ATGTCCGATAACGAAATTATTGATGATGGGGTGACCCCGCCGCCCGCCACCCCTTGGACTCAACAGGACAAGGAACAGATTGCTCTTCTACTTGCGGAGTTGGACGCCATGCTCGTTCATCCCGACGGACGTATGTCGAAGACGGGTGCATTGATGCTGGAATCGCTGTCAGAGGCCTGTAATCCCTTGCTGAATCCTGAACAGGACCGGCGGACGTTCTGGTATCCCTATCGCAATGGTGAAAAACCGATGTCGGACTTCTTTGCGATGTGGCTCTACTACGCTCCCGTCCCGACGGGTATCGGTCCTGGTTACTACATTGAGCAATGGGACTATCTTGCGAACACCAAAGCGGGGTTGATGCTCAATAATGAGGATCAGCGCTTCAAGAACTGGTTTGTTGACTTTCTCAATCTCCGTGGAGCGTGGCTCAACAGCACAGATTCGACAGGATCTATCGACGAATGGATGAACTACCAAGGCACCACGGAGCATCCTTTTGACATAAGCGAATACATAGTCCCAACAGACGGTTTTCAGTCCTTCAACCAATTTTTTCTCCGGGAACTGAAACCGGGCAAGCGGCCGATGTGTCCTTGCGCCGACGATCCGAATGTAGTGATCGCGCCCTGTGACGGAGGTGTGTTTTATCTCACTCGCGGACAACTCGAAGGTAATAAGTACCCCCTTCCGGGCAAATCACATGACGTGCTCCAGCTCGAACAGGCTCTTCCAGGATATGGTGGGAGTTTTATAGGCGGCCCTCTGCTCGACATTCTGCTCTGGTTCACCGATTACCATCACTTCCGTGCTCCTGTCTCCGGGACGGTCATCCACCAAGGGATGTACGAAGGATCCTACAACTATGACTTTGATAACTATGATCCCAACGATCCCTACGCGCCAGCACTGCCGGAAGATAGCGACCGGGTAGGCTGGTACCGGAGCCTGGGTAAACATAAACGCTATGTTTGGATATTTCGGACGGAAGAACTCGGTCTGGTGGCAATGATGGCTATCGGATTCTGGGGTGTCGGCAGTATCATTAATGAGGTGCCCGAGGGAGCAAGGCTGAAAAAAGGCGATCGGATGGGGCACTTTGGCTACGGTGGTTCCTCAATCGTGCTGGCATTCGAGCCAAACCTGAATCTACAGTTCGGTGTGCCGGATGCCAAGGGGGGAACCACGCTAGTCAGCGATCCTGACTCCCCGACCTTGATGCAGATTCAACAGTGCCTCGGCAGGCGTATGCCGACCCTGAAGTGGTCTGATTGA
- a CDS encoding ATP-binding cassette domain-containing protein produces MFEATQLRFAYNGGTPVFNDLNISLSPGQVTGLIAPSGSGKTTLAKVLCGHLPAQSGQIRVNRNPIAHKSFLPVQLINQHPEQSFNPRWILERSLAESSEPKKQLLAELGIKMPWLNRYPHELSGGELQRLAIARALSPQTAFLIADEITAMLDAISQAQVWQVLLETVKQEQLGMLVISHNRELLKRVCHTTVTMNELSC; encoded by the coding sequence ATGTTTGAAGCCACCCAACTGCGCTTTGCCTATAACGGCGGCACGCCTGTTTTTAACGATCTCAATATCAGCCTCAGCCCCGGCCAAGTGACCGGACTCATCGCGCCCAGCGGCTCAGGCAAAACCACCTTGGCCAAGGTGCTCTGCGGCCATCTGCCTGCCCAGTCTGGACAGATTCGGGTGAATCGAAACCCGATTGCTCACAAGAGCTTCCTGCCGGTTCAGCTGATCAATCAGCACCCGGAGCAGAGCTTCAATCCTCGCTGGATCTTGGAGCGGTCCCTAGCTGAATCCTCTGAGCCGAAAAAACAACTCCTTGCCGAACTCGGTATAAAAATGCCTTGGCTGAACAGATACCCCCATGAGCTTTCCGGTGGCGAGCTCCAACGACTGGCCATTGCCCGTGCCCTGAGCCCGCAGACCGCCTTTCTCATTGCCGATGAGATCACGGCCATGCTGGATGCGATCAGTCAGGCCCAGGTCTGGCAGGTGCTGCTGGAAACGGTGAAGCAGGAACAGCTCGGTATGCTGGTTATCAGTCATAACCGGGAGCTGCTCAAGCGTGTCTGTCATACCACCGTTACTATGAACGAGCTGTCGTGCTAA
- a CDS encoding ATP-binding cassette domain-containing protein, which yields MLIIKEYIVLTIDNLHISFSRYEHGLHRQQINGLNGVSLLVRPGSINLVAGASGAGKSLLLTAILGLLPANSTCRGSIRFKGEEYADPAPLRGREIALIPQSAEGLDPLQRVGKQVQRAARLAGLSRRQADKQTEAVFTRYGLSRDVFRLYPFELSGGMASRVLLACATVGRAKLLLADEPTTGLDEDNCRQVFTHLRQLADEGRAILLISHDLSGALPFADDVTILKDGTLMETMPAEKFRQGLCSSPYSLALYQALPENDFLSAENNIRFSRKETHV from the coding sequence ATGCTGATAATCAAGGAATATATCGTGTTAACAATAGACAATCTGCACATCTCGTTCAGCCGTTATGAGCACGGCCTGCATCGCCAACAGATCAACGGACTGAATGGGGTCTCGCTTCTGGTCCGCCCCGGCTCGATTAATCTGGTGGCCGGAGCCAGCGGCGCGGGCAAGAGCCTCCTGCTGACGGCCATCCTCGGTCTCTTGCCTGCCAATAGTACCTGCCGAGGAAGCATCCGCTTCAAGGGGGAAGAATACGCAGACCCGGCTCCGCTCCGGGGAAGAGAGATAGCCTTGATTCCCCAATCAGCGGAAGGGCTGGACCCGCTCCAGCGGGTGGGCAAACAGGTGCAACGGGCTGCCCGCTTGGCTGGTCTGTCCAGGAGGCAGGCTGACAAACAGACTGAGGCCGTCTTTACTCGCTACGGACTCAGCCGAGATGTCTTCCGCCTCTACCCTTTTGAGCTCTCCGGCGGCATGGCCAGTCGAGTCCTGCTGGCCTGCGCAACCGTAGGCCGGGCCAAACTCCTGCTGGCCGATGAACCCACCACCGGCCTGGACGAGGACAACTGCCGCCAGGTCTTTACCCATCTCCGCCAGCTGGCCGATGAAGGCCGGGCCATCCTGCTCATCAGTCATGATCTCAGCGGGGCACTGCCTTTTGCCGACGATGTCACAATCCTGAAAGACGGTACCCTGATGGAAACCATGCCTGCGGAAAAATTCCGTCAAGGCCTCTGTTCCTCCCCGTACAGCCTTGCCCTGTATCAGGCCCTGCCAGAAAACGATTTCCTGTCCGCAGAAAACAATATTCGATTCAGCCGAAAAGAAACCCATGTTTGA
- a CDS encoding ABC transporter permease — MIHQRTRALVTAGGCATFLLAIIVAHHFFVPETLNTDLALRNQPPGFSYLFGTDWMGRNMFLRTIAGLRLSLQTGLMAAAASALLALFLGIAAGTLGGWVDGIISWLIDIFITLPHLVLLILISFAFGGGLKGVTIAVAISHWPRLARIIRAETLQLKESQFIHHARCFGKTPWQIGRQHIMPHMVPQFFVGLLLLFPHAILHEAGLTFVGLGLSPHEPAVGIILAEAMRHLSTGHWWLAVLPGAALLAMVKAFDIMGENMRVLLQPRTSQG; from the coding sequence ATGATACATCAAAGAACCCGCGCCTTGGTAACAGCCGGTGGTTGCGCCACCTTCCTCCTGGCCATTATTGTTGCGCATCATTTTTTTGTCCCTGAAACCCTAAACACCGATCTTGCCCTACGCAATCAGCCTCCTGGATTCAGCTATCTTTTCGGCACTGACTGGATGGGCCGCAACATGTTTCTGCGCACCATTGCCGGGCTGCGTCTCAGCCTCCAGACCGGCCTTATGGCGGCGGCGGCCAGTGCCCTGCTGGCCCTGTTCCTCGGAATTGCCGCCGGGACCCTAGGCGGTTGGGTGGACGGGATAATTTCCTGGCTCATTGATATCTTTATCACTCTGCCCCATCTGGTGCTCCTTATCCTGATTTCCTTTGCCTTTGGCGGAGGCCTGAAAGGAGTCACCATTGCTGTGGCTATCAGTCATTGGCCGAGGCTGGCCCGGATCATTCGAGCAGAGACCTTACAACTCAAAGAGAGCCAGTTCATTCACCATGCCCGCTGCTTCGGCAAAACCCCTTGGCAGATCGGTCGCCAACATATTATGCCGCATATGGTGCCGCAGTTCTTTGTCGGGTTATTGCTGCTCTTCCCGCACGCCATCCTCCATGAGGCAGGCCTGACCTTTGTCGGCCTTGGACTTTCCCCCCATGAACCGGCTGTGGGTATCATCCTGGCTGAGGCCATGCGCCATCTTTCCACCGGTCATTGGTGGCTGGCTGTCCTGCCCGGAGCAGCCCTGCTGGCTATGGTCAAGGCCTTTGATATCATGGGCGAGAACATGCGCGTTCTCCTGCAACCGCGCACAAGTCAGGGATAA
- a CDS encoding ABC transporter permease → MKFFLRKKLIQLILILPAVAMLSFALLQFSPIDPVQAYIGADMLQMSQEQRQQIAERWGLDQPPLMRYLHWQKEILSGNMGRSLIFQEPVTKVIARRFLPSLALMGAAWLLSGVIGFILGIIAGLKENSIYDRLIRLYAYTLASTPTFWLGMLLVIIFSVQLGWTPVCCAYPPGMNPSDVSIGQWLRHLLLPAATLSIISVAAVTLHTRQKLLEVLNSDFVLFARAKGESTWGVFRRHALRHTLLPALTIQFATFGELFGGSILAEQVFSYPGLGQATIKAGLGGDIPLLLGIVLVSALFVFFGNTVADLLYTVIDPRMRKATTS, encoded by the coding sequence ATGAAATTCTTTCTTCGAAAAAAACTGATCCAGCTGATTCTGATTCTGCCTGCTGTGGCCATGCTGTCCTTTGCCCTGCTTCAGTTTTCCCCTATTGATCCGGTACAGGCCTATATAGGGGCGGACATGCTCCAGATGAGTCAGGAACAACGCCAGCAGATCGCCGAGCGATGGGGTCTTGATCAGCCGCCGCTGATGCGCTACCTGCATTGGCAGAAAGAGATCCTTTCCGGCAATATGGGCCGCTCCCTTATCTTTCAGGAACCGGTGACCAAGGTGATCGCTCGCCGCTTTCTCCCTTCTTTGGCTCTGATGGGGGCAGCTTGGCTGCTTTCCGGGGTCATCGGCTTTATCCTCGGAATCATTGCCGGGTTGAAAGAAAACTCAATCTACGACCGACTCATCCGTCTCTACGCCTATACCTTGGCCTCCACCCCGACCTTTTGGCTGGGCATGCTGCTGGTTATTATCTTCTCCGTGCAGTTAGGCTGGACCCCGGTCTGCTGCGCCTATCCGCCCGGAATGAACCCTTCCGATGTGAGCATAGGGCAGTGGCTCCGCCACCTGCTCCTGCCCGCCGCCACCCTGAGCATCATCTCAGTGGCCGCAGTCACTCTGCACACCCGGCAAAAACTGCTTGAGGTACTGAACAGTGATTTTGTCCTCTTTGCTCGGGCCAAAGGCGAATCCACCTGGGGTGTCTTCCGTCGCCACGCCCTGCGCCATACCCTGCTGCCCGCCCTGACGATTCAATTCGCCACCTTCGGTGAACTCTTTGGCGGCTCCATCCTGGCCGAACAGGTTTTTTCCTATCCCGGCCTGGGCCAAGCCACCATCAAGGCCGGATTGGGCGGAGATATCCCTCTCCTCTTAGGTATTGTCTTGGTCAGCGCTCTATTTGTCTTTTTCGGCAACACTGTGGCTGACCTCTTGTACACCGTTATTGATCCTCGAATGAGAAAGGCCACCACATCATGA